The following proteins are co-located in the Canis lupus dingo isolate Sandy chromosome 31, ASM325472v2, whole genome shotgun sequence genome:
- the LOC112669204 gene encoding uncharacterized protein LOC112669204 has product MHRGTHTGTRKMEDLIRHAKITIQDSRAKIEQIVASCSACQLTNATAHGSNPGTRLQGDRPGASWEVDFTEVKPGKYGYRYLLLFADTFSGWTEAFPTKHETAQTVTKKKLLEDIILRYGFPVRIGSDNGPGFVSKVWPKLRALCETGPPLDSHRYRPGDWVYVRRHQHQTLQPRWKGPYIEILTAPTALKVDGITTWVDYTHVRPADPHAVLKDFVPEWKSQPDKDNPLKLRLRRSHLPH; this is encoded by the exons ATGCATCGGGGTACTCACacgggaacaaggaagatggaagacctcatacgacatgcaaagatcactattcaagactctcgagcaaagatcgaGCAGATTGTGGCGAGCTGCAGTgcatgccagttaactaatgccactgcccatggatctaacccaggCACCCGGCTCCAgggggaccgcccaggagcctcctgggaagtggacttcactgaggtgaaacctggaaaatacggatacaggtatttactaCTGTTTGCAGATACcttttcaggatggacagaggcatttcccaccaaacatgaaacggcACAGACTGTGACCAagaagaaactgctggaagacatcatactgaggtatggttttcctgttaggATCGGAtcagacaacggcccaggattcgtctctaag gtgtggcctaagctgagggccctctgcgagactgggccacccctgGACTCCCATCGGTATCgaccaggtgactgggtgtatgTGCGGAGGCACCAACACCAGACGCTCCAACCCcgctggaagggaccctacatcGAGATCCTGACCGctcccaccgctctcaaggtcgacgggattactaCCTGGGTCGACTACACCCACGtccggccagctgacccacacgccgtcctcaaggactttgttccggAATGGAAGAGTCAGCccgacaaggacaatcccctaaagctaaggcTGCGTCGCTCCCACTTACCCCACTAG